The window gtgaaaagaaaaggagagatgcaAGCCATATTTCTAAGTCAGATATTAATGTAAATATCTAGGTGGATGTGGGTGGGAGACCATGCAAGTAAATTTCTCCTGGCTCATCATCTTCCATTTGATAGATAAGATGTTCTCCTGGAACCAATTTCCCACTCAAGTTCAAGACTACACAtactaatggaatattattattctataataaatcattagcaggctgatttcagaaaggcctgaagtgacttacatgaactgatgcttagtgaaatgagtggaaccaagaaaacattgcacacagcaataagattatgtgatgatcacctgtgaaagacttgactcttttcaacaatgagatgattcaggctaaatccaatagtcttgtgatggagagagccatctgtacccagagggaggactgtgggaattgagtatgaATCATAACATcatattttaatctttgttattgttgttgcttgcttgcttgtttttttctcattttttccttttttgatctgattttccttgtgcaacatgataaatgtagaaatatatttagaaaaattgcacattttaacctatattggattacttgctgtctaggggagggggaaggaggagagagagggagagaaatttggaacacaaggttttgcaagggtgattgttGAAACCATctctgcatgtgttttgaaaaataaaaagctattatcaagaCTAAACATACTAGAACAGTTTTTCCTTGGATCTCACTGTAGTTAATATTAAACCTTTAACTTTTCTTGACCTCATATGGTTAGTGGGACAGAATATAGCTGCTTATGCCTTACAGTTTTTACTTCACAGGACAGGAAGTCAAGACTATATTTAATCAAGCATTCTCACCGAAAGGGTACTGTGGGAGGTCCACAAATCCTCCTTTGCCACAGTCAGGAGTATGGAAGCCCAGTGACTGCACCATCAAGTGTGCTTTCAGGCCGGAGGCCTCTAGGCCCTCTTTCATTAGCTTCACAGTAGCCAAGCTGATTGTTGGTCCAAAGCGACAATTCACACCAACGATGGAAGCTCCtaagagattaaataaaacaaaaacaaaaacaaaaaaaacattagcTTTCCCTTCCACAATTCTTAAAGATTGAAGGAGGGGAGAATTTCTACTAATTATCTCTCTCTATGAcaaatcacttgcccaaggtcacacattaaaatggtataaaatactatggatctcagtttccacttttataaaaagaaaaagggttaAACTATGGCTTGTATCCCTTGCTGCTGTGGATCTATAATCCTAGGTTTCCAGTTATATACCAAGAATTATTCTGAGGCAACCTGAAATAGTACTGTGGCTTTGAGTCAGAAAAATGGGTACTTTAAAACACTTCTTGATTCTAAAAGAGATACTCAATATATGCATGGAGGGAGATTAGAGATTGTGCTGGATGAGTTCACTATTAATTTTTAGCCTTATTTCCTGTGGCAGTTACAAAGTGCCGCATTCAAGAAATGAACTACTCTATATCTTCTTAAGGTCTTCCACACACAAAGAAACATTTTGCTCCCTGGGGCTTCTCCCCCCTCCACAGAAAGAGCTCTatcaaatttcatatttatagCAAAGGAGCCAAGTTGTCTTCATGCAAATAGGGTGTGAAGACAGATGCCCTAGAAATTTGTTCAACCTTGCTGTGATTCTAGAGCTAGGAGTAATTAGCATGGTGGCTGCAGAAGCTGCAACAAGAATAACAGACTTTAAAGTCTATTTTCCCCAAGCCCAAGCTGGAGGATAGGGTGTTATTATCATTTAGAGGCCACAACAATAACTAGATCAAGTCTTTTATCATACTAGATGTAAGATTCTGTGTAATGGGATAAACAAGAGTTTAAAGCAGAGAATAGATCAAAGGAATCTTTGAAAGGGAGTTCTACCACCAGAGGAAAAAAGCACTAAAATAAGGGGCTGGAGATGTCAAAGACAAGTTCAGGGTTTATCATATTTTGATCTCTTGATGCCATTTGAGaagataaaattttttcttccattcctttttcctatttcaaGGCAAAGAGCAAAGTAACTTTACTAGCTTGATAACCAAATTCCTTGACTATTTATTATGCTAAAGACCCATTTTAAAACTTTACCTGCTTTGACCAGTCGAATTGCACATTCTCCAGGTGTAAGATTATGCATATCTCCCTCTGGACCAATACACATGGTAGTTGCTACTGGCTTCCCAGACTCTTTTAAGACTTCAACAGCCCACACAGCTTCTTCACAATACTCAAAATACTGAAAGAAGTTTCACTTACTCCACTGACCCAAATATAAAGCAATTACTAAATataccaaataaaaaaaatgatggtaCTCTAATTTAcaagacaataataaaaatgtaccAAATATGGGTACAACAATGAAACTATTTTAGGAAATCAAGAGCATTTACTCAAGAGCATTTACTTAAAGGTCAATTTCTCTGATTTTAATAGTGTTAGAATAGTGCAATGAGTTTACATTCAGAAATTCTCCTTAGCAAGACCACaagcaataaataaaaacagaaacaactaATATCCTATGATATCTAGATTGTGTGGTAGGATAGCCCAACCCTCTGTTTCAGGAAGAGGTGTGGGATGCATAAGATTTAGATTGATAAAGATCACAAAACAATGGAAACCACCCTGACTCTAGAATCAGGGGAGGCTGGAACCAAATTTCAGGGGCCTTCTAGGGCATACTATATATGTGATCCTAAATGTTCTAATCTATAAAAATGGGTAGTtatactagatgacctctgaaatgCTTGCTATAATTCTTTTAAGACattgattcataaggaaatattgACTTTTACAAATGCATtcacaattatcccttccacatcattgAGTGGGTTGTGCAATCTGTAAAGACTGTGTAAAAATGTTTGGTCCTCTCTTCATATCAGGGAAGAAATCTGGATTATTATTAAAGATATATTGtacttctatatatttatatataatattcagtatatgttttattatatattcatacaGCATGGCATATTTCTATAATATCcatgatataaaattttaaagttatttaaagttgcattaaagataaaatatattgatattatacaatgttatatatacatatatagtatgcatttctgaatttctaaactttttctgtgttgtctgtAGCTTCTGAAAAACTATCCCcaaaatctcatttaatttattaCGCCAACCCTTAATATAGCAATGACTACAATGCTGACTCATAACTCCATGATGAGGAAAGTCGAagtgtggaagggataactgtagttTATCATCTCTTTGTGAATACCTTGTTTTCTGTGTTTAGTTTTGGGCTTCAAGAGGCCAATACTATGAACAACATGAACAAAAGTCCAAAAGTAGGAATGACCCAAGTTCCATAAAGGCAGGAatcctttgtcttttcttcttatctCTAGTTCCTACCAATAATATAATGATAAGTAATAATTATatgacactttaaggtttgtaaaggaAATTACTGATATACCTCATTTTGATCTTTACAGCAACCCTTTGaaggaaatgctattattaactccatttcatagatgaagaaaccaaggcagatggaggttaagtgatttctgcAAGGTTATACTTTTAGTAACTAATTGaggaagaattcaaattctgttcttcctgactccaacctcTTTCCTTTACTGTTTACCTCTGCAATCAGGAAGTCCACGTTCTTTCTGGTAAAAATCTCTAGTTGTTGttgaaaaatttctttaatttcaagTTTATTCTTATGGCTTTTGTACAATGATGTTTGACTGATTCCTCCTGCTACCAAAGCATTTCCCTTTTCAGCCACTTCCCTGGCAAGGTCACAGGAAGCTTCATTTACATCTTTCCACTGAAATTAGAGAATATAGATTTATATGATAGCACCAATGTTTGCTGTAAAGTCAAAGACAGATGAGAGCAGGATGGGAAAAGAGTTAGAGGTGTACAAGAAGTTTATTCAAAGTATAAGAGaattaaatttttatcaaaatctttGTTTAAAGCTAAAATTGAAAGGTCAAAGTAGGAAAATTAGGTAAAGGAACCAAATAAAGTTTATAGGAGCGATCAGAAGTTCAGAACTGTGATGAACCTCAGAGCACAATTAAGACAATTCCTTTGCTTTATCAATGAAAGAGGCACCTAAATGACACTgtggataaagtactggccctaaaatcaggaggacctgagttcaactactgtctcaagacacttaacacttattaattgtgtaatctcagccaagtcacttaaccccaattttcttataaaaaaccccaaactcaaacagttgagaaaattgaggactGCACTATATAAGTGATTTAGACAATGTCACAGTTCATgacaaaagtgggatttgaaatcaagtcctctGATTTGAGAggtagtgtttttattttattttattatttttattttatttcattctgatttttacaAATGCCAAATaacttttcaatatatatatatatatatatatatatatatataatagaacaaaaagaaaactgaacatgaaattgaaaatctgTTATGTAcagcttattttttcttttacaataaaacatatattcaaTACATAACTTTCAAGATTGTACTGCttgtctgtgatttttttttctggacttctttctattctcttctttgcatttaaaaaatgcttcaatgaccctcttttctttctttttttccttttttcaaagttGACCTACCCCCacatctcttttccttcccattctGCCCCCAAACTCCACCAAACATAATGGCCACATCTAAGTCTTATTCTGCATTGTGAGTCCATCAGTTTCCTGATAAGAGGAGGATCCCATGATTCACTAGTCCTTGTAAAGGGGTAGGAGCTGGGGTTTTTCCACTGCACCACACTATCTCAGTGGATGGAGACAAATGAGATGAACTGAGGCAACaacaataaatgaaaacaatccaTTTCTCTGCTTTACTGTAAACCCAAAGAAGAATGGCATGCTGACCTCTAAAGTACTTTTAATCCCTCTTTCTAATCCCCAGTTTATAGAATGTCATTTATTAAAGAGTAAAAACTAGGGAGGGAAAAGTGTATAAAATTTTTGCATGGCAAAAGTAGATATAGAAGAGCTCATTTGTAAAGACTTTCAGTGAAAAGATATTTGATTTCAGGTTGAACCATTTTTCTGCTTCCTAATTTACCTTGCTTTCCAGTTTGTCCTTGCCACCAAAAAAGGTAAAGGTTTGCATGACGTTGGATCCAGCTCTCAGGTACTCCATATGAAGCTGACGTACTGCAAaagtaaaggttttttttttttttttttttttttaataaagaaaactaaacaaTAAACAGAAAACCACAAGAGCAGGTCCTCAATCCATTTTTATTTGTCATTCGTTAATTAGGTATGACTAGTGAAATGATTAATTTGGGAATCACCTACTTGGGACCTAATATTTATGAAAGactttagaaaaagtaataagaacATGTAGCATTAACAGGAAGGGGTGGGACAAGAGGCATAATTTGGATGGCTTGTGATATCCATGAGTAACATTGATTGCTGATTGATAGGTTAGTCCTTAACTTCTAGAGAATATTAACCAGTGGGATGAAGAATAGGATAAATTCAATTATCATCAGACTTGTATAAATAACCTCTCTAAAGCAAAATGAGTGAGGAAACACTTGATTACTTGGATATCAggttatttttgaaatattttccctctcaaaaaaattttccctaattCCCACATTTTCTATGAAGCCATCTTTGGATttctcaaagcattttatatagaGCTCTTCTATTAACTTCTTTGGTTGGCACAATTACTTGTGTTCTTGTCTTATGTCCCATTAGACTGTTAGCTTTCTGGAAGCAAGGAGAATCataacagatttagagctagaaggaatcatAGTCTTTTGTTCCAATACTCTAATTTTactatgaagaaactgaggtctggaaCCAATAAATGGCTTGTAAAAAATCATATGGATAGCAAGTAACTCAGCTGGGAGTTGAAATCAGGTCCTCTAACTTGCAATTCAGGGTTCCAATCTCATTGTTTTAGTTCTTCCCATATTGCTCTCTTCtgatttcttctttgtattcttgGAATCCTTCATataagtatttcataaatatttcttgataagAAGTGAGTAGGATACATACATATcatcttcatttgtatttttcttttatcttttctatgaACATAAAtttaatctatctatatatgtatatagcatatgaacatatattaataatacacaattataatatatatttatgtaaaatatttttatgctatGACAAATTTAATGAGATAATTAGAGAActtgaaacatctcattgtttaaaGCAGGGCAGAACAAAGTGTCATGCagaagagaacattttaaaaatgtgatgatGATTTGATTAACCTGCTTCCGGGTACTCTACAGATGCTTCTGGGGTCCAGAGTCCAGCTTTCACATACCCTCTCTTCTCAAGGGTAAAGACGAAACTTCCATCACCAATCACAACCTCTCCACTATTCAGACGCTCTAGAATGccctagaaagaaagaaaaagtgtttgggttttttttttccatttttatttttaaaaacctggaaAACACTTATTTTTAGAGAACACAGCATGGATAATGATTTTGCAACAGAGACTGAGGAGGAGTAGTAACTAGACAGgtagaaggagaaccaggagaggaTACTGTCACAAAActtgaaggaggaaagaatatttAGAATAAGGTGGAGATCAAAGTGTCAAATActgcagagaaggaagaagatgagaaTTGAGAATGAAATATTAGATTAGCAATTAAAAGATGATTAGTAAACTTAGAGAAAGTAATTTCAGGTGAGTGATGGAAATTAGATTTCAAGGTATAATAGGCCAGATGGAGTCCCTAGTAATTTAGGTTCAAtattgagtgaaaaaaaatatttgtaggaaaTTCCAAAACAAAAGGAGGTTTACTTAGAGAAATTCATAACAAAGATATAGCAGCTGGGTTGAGTAAATGTGACCTTCCTTTTAATTTAGATACATGTCTGCTCAGCAGGGGTGCTTATGAAACATTTTTTGATCTTGCATCCAACCCAATAATCTTTCCAACCCTTAAAGATGACATGTACATAGAACGTTAAGATTTGCAAAACGATATAGTTGAACCTCACAATAGCTCTTTAGAGGTAGATATGctactcattttactgatgaaaaaacagGAAGTAAGATAGTTAAATACTGCCTCTGACATTAAACATCGACAATCAGATATTCAATCAAGATTTTGGATTTACTTTCTAAAGGATGCTAAATTTTTGACTGAATAAATAACACATCACAGTGAATAAATAATACAATCTTACAATAGTAATGAAATGACCGGTGTTTTACTTCAGGAACCCTAATAAGGGGTTTCCTAATAAGGAAACCGTGTTCTCTGAGCAGGTTTGAATGAAGGCACTTTAAGAAGTGGAAACTCTGAGATCCTGAAAACAATGAGAGAGAAGGTGTGAGAATCTCTGGGCTCTGAAAAGGCTACCTCAAATCTTCGTAGCTGGCTTTAAGAAATAGCCCATTTTGAGGAGAGTAGCTTTTgtagacaattgggattaagtgacttgcccaggatctcacagctggTGTCTGAGGTCACACTTGAACTCGGATCCTTCTGATTCCACTGAGCCAACCAGCGCACCTAGCTGCCCAGACGATTCATTTTCTAAGTTCATCTCATCTTTCCTGTAAAAACAATTCCCATCCTCATCCTTTCTAAATTTCTGTACTGACTGGGACAAAAAGAGGGTTAAACCTTTGCGGATGTGATCAATTTTTGCAACTTAGGGTTCTCTCGAGACGTTAGGAAAGGAAGTTGCATTGTGGGGCGAAACCGGGAGTTCGGGCTATGTGTTGGATACAAGAAATCCGTGGACTATAAATTCAGAGAgaggggagtgggggaagggagatgtGTCGTGGAGCAGGTAAGAGTTGCACACGGAGCCCAAAGTCCATCAAGACAGCTCAGCGGGTCTGGATTGATCGAGGGCAATAACGAGTGTATGTGGTGGAGATGGTGTTGGTGGGCAGAAAGAGAGAAACCTAGGGAGAAACTCAGAAAGACAAGAGATAGAGACTGGAAATCTCTCCCTTATTCACCTCCCCTCCATCCTCCCACCAAGAAACACAGAGCAACAGAGAGACAAGGAAGATAGGAAGACGAAGTGACAGCTGGCCGGACGGACAGACAAACAAAAAGGATAAGCTCTTTGGCTCCTCTCACCTTCTTCACCCTTTCGCCCACTACGCGCGCCATCTCTTCACTATTAGGACAAAACTTGTCCAGGGATTCAGAGAGCAAAGTGGCTGTATTGCCGCTGAGAAGTAGTTGCAAGGTACGGGGTGGGTCTGGTCTTCCCCTTTCTCCCGCCCACGTCCGGATAGGGGTGGGTCTTAGGCCAACCTGGGGGGGTAGTTCAGCACCAGTCCCGGGCCGAACCGCAAGCTGCCCCTAAGGAGCCATTACCGGAACTGGGGCGCCTGATTGTTCAGAAACGTCCACTATCATTGCTTGAGGAACCACCTGAGAATTGTTAGGGGGCTGCACGTGTCCTAAAATCAGCCTGTCCTCCTACCCAAGCCATGCTTCTGGGTGGCCTGAGACACCTGAGGTTTCAGTTGCGAAAAACAGAGTCCACCTTGACCCCGGGCATCCGACTGCGGTCAGTGTGCAGCAGCAGCGGGCTCCCCTTCCAGGAAGGGTGAGTGCGAAAGTGTAGAGGCCTGGGTCTGCTCGGGACTGGGCTGGAAAGGGAGGTGAGAGGTGAGGGTGGCATGGTAGTTTCGGATAAGAAAGAGCTGGCGTTCTAGTACAGACTGGGTTCTAGAAGACTGAATGAAGCCGCtagaggaaggagagatggagcTGTCCAGCTCCTATGTCTGTTTATCGTTTCTAAGTACAGCTATAGGATTTAATGCTGGTTAACAAAgtctttgctttttaatattGCCATTCTTACAGGTCAAGAGCCTTTGCTTTATGAAGTGCCACTTAGCTCATATTAcagtttaattgaatttaatacCCCTAATCGAAATAACAAGTAGTGCAAACTCATTGAGGGAAAAGAtggcatattttttctttatatacccatttccttcccccaacctGTGTGGGCAACTTCCAGTGAGCATCTGTCAGCATCTATCAGCACAGAGAGACATCTTCTTTACGACTTAGACTGTTAGCAAGTTGTCCGAAACACTGAGAGGTTAGCTGGCTGCCCAAAGTCAGACACCACTAAGCTCCAGGacaagattctctctctctctctctctctctctctctctctctctctctctctctctctctctctctctccctttctcccccctccccccccctccatgCTTCTCTGCTGTATGCAGCCAATCAACAACTGTTGAGTTGTGGACTCTATTCACTACTAAGAGTGAAATAAAGATTTGGCAAAGATTAATTTATTAGTGGTTAAAAGGATTACTTGTTGGcagttaaataagaaaatttatgcCCACAAATTCCATTTTGGTAACTGCTTTGTTATATTAGCCAGATAATCATAAAGTGTCTGTTTTACTTTGTGCTGTGTAAAAACACAGCTGTCTTTTCAGATGACAAATGATGTTTATTTGGGAGGGTGGTTagattaaaatgacaaaaaaagaatcacCCAATATGACATAGATGGAAGCAGTGGAATAGGGTTCAGCTCTGGTGAGAGCAGTAGAGAATTCCAGGCTGAAATCTTGTTTGTTATATGATTTGTGAGTGAGTGAATCACTTGGGTtttagtttccctatctgtaaaataaagggattagccTAGTTGTTTTCTTATAGCTCTAAATCTGATGCTTCTGTAACAAACAAATGACAAGTTTTCATCCTCTTTGAATAGAAAAAGCTGTATTTGTGTTCCTGCATTTATACTTCCCTTATTTGGCTACAAATTATTTGGCCAAAATCCTTATgaaattttagaaaggaaataaatccCATGTTGATTTAATGGGCAGATAACTTTATAAATCTCCAAAAGAATGTTGTAACTCAATATTAGACTGGAAattaagaagggagaaaaagcatttattaaacacaatgTTTTAGGCATTTAGGCAGTGCTAAATGCTTATTCCTTGATATTTACTACAATTCCAttaaggtagatgttattatctcccctctttttattttacaattgaggaaactaaggcagatttttaagttatttgcccacagctactaagtatctgaggctagagaTGAACTGAGCTCTGCCTGACTTCAGACtcgatgctctatccattgtaccacctatctGTTAAGAGACCAAGATTATAGTCCAAATTTTTTTGCCTACTATGCCAGGGGATTGGATAAATTGTTTGCTATCTCTGTgttaaacttttctcttttgtaaaatgaagggattgaacaagataatttctgaaatttaatttcagttttgATATTCTTTACTTCTATATTTCCACTGAGAAATACACATGACTGAGGCTTAAAAATTAATCTGTTATGGAAAATAGCCAGTCCACAAAAACATGGAGCATGTTGTTTTAGTTCAAAGTACAAAAGGGGATGATAAAAAGTTATagtttaaagaacaaataaaagaatgaagaaaaatggatCTTTATATTGAACACTGTGGTATAGGAGAGAGATAGTGTGGTATGAAGTTCTCAGAATAAGAAAATTCTGGGTTTTCTTCTGACACGTGTCAGTTATTTGACCCTgaagatatcttttattttattttatttttaattgatagaataaaatgcatttccatagcatagtacaataaaaaaataagtgtACATGGAACTGTAAGCCTACTACTCAAAActtattattcctttaaaaagtacaaaattatcacataaatttagttttttctttcacctCTCCCCTCaagatagctaccattagacacaaattggcattatatatgcatatgtgtatatactcatatatacacacatatgtaaaattacTCTATGCATATTTcaatttatcaattctttttctggatgcagacagcaTCTTTTTTCACAtatctttataattaatttgggtatttataagagacaaaataacttattcacttgaaataattcttaaaaatattgttGGTAAATATATTCAATGTTATTTTGATTCTGctctttttgttcttcattatttcatgcaagtctttccatagttttctaaaatcattgagcttgtcatttcttatagcacagtagtattccatcactatcatataccacaacttattcagccattctctaattgatagacatccttgtaatttccagttctttgccatcacaaagagagctgccataaacattttagaatatatagatacttttgcttttcccctaatcatctttggaaatagaccaagtaatggtattgttgggtcaaatgGTATAATGCATGGACTTTACCAATCTCTCCAAATGGATgaaatgctcatcagttggaacGTGATAGGACATCCTTTTCTCTATACTTGCCAT of the Sarcophilus harrisii chromosome 1, mSarHar1.11, whole genome shotgun sequence genome contains:
- the BHMT2 gene encoding S-methylmethionine--homocysteine S-methyltransferase BHMT2, with product MARVVGERVKKGILERLNSGEVVIGDGSFVFTLEKRGYVKAGLWTPEASVEYPEAVRQLHMEYLRAGSNVMQTFTFFGGKDKLESKWKDVNEASCDLAREVAEKGNALVAGGISQTSLYKSHKNKLEIKEIFQQQLEIFTRKNVDFLIAEYFEYCEEAVWAVEVLKESGKPVATTMCIGPEGDMHNLTPGECAIRLVKAGASIVGVNCRFGPTISLATVKLMKEGLEASGLKAHLMVQSLGFHTPDCGKGGFVDLPQYPFGLEPRVATRWDIQKYAREAYNLGVRYIGGCCGFEPYHIRAIAEELAPERGFLPDASEKHDSWGSGLSMHTKPWVRARAQKEYWKNLLPASGRPYFPSLSKPDGLRMPEK